A segment of the Salmo trutta chromosome 3, fSalTru1.1, whole genome shotgun sequence genome:
aatgtgtgtgtatggatcATTTTTTGTCTACTTCTAATAAGGGGAAAGTAAACCGATTTACATTATTGAgcttgggtaatccaaaagttacgtttctgattacaattttggacaggtaactagtaactgtaacagattacatttagaaagtaacctacccaaccctgaatGCAAGTTCACTCCAGTCCAGTTCTATTCCAGGGAATGAGGAATCACAAATCCACCGAGATGGAGCCTGGTTTGagctgtgtgtctgaggggaTCTGAACTAAACAGGTGTCAGTGGGTAGCTGTGATAAGCGGTTATCTGAGTGAGCCTGTCCAAAACTACTGTTTGTCGGTGGCTTCTCTTCGACTCTGACGTCCTTTGAGAGGTATTCCCGGCGTGGGTCAGTGTCGATCTCATAGCGGTGGTGATACCCCTCCAACACTCCATGGCAGGCATCTCGCGTCTCCACCACCCACTTTTTAATACCTTGCCGGTTGAGGTAGAGCACAAAGAGGAAGACCATGCCCACAAAGCCCAGCACCAGACCCAGGAGGACGTAGGAGGTCTGCAGGGAGAGGTTGCCCACCTCGTCTCTGATTCCGACTAGAGGTGGTGAAGTGGCATGGCATCCGATAACTTGGACCCCGAGCTCCCGCAGGGGCCTGTCCTGAAACTCCCAGGGTGAGGCGCAGGTCAGGGCTTCTGCATCCCCCACCTGAGCCTGGGAATTCTTAAGCCACACAGCAAAGTCTTGGATCTCACATGTGCAGACATAGGGGTTGTGGCTCAGCAGGATGCGGGGGGCTTGCCCCAGCCTTTCCAGCTCCCCCAGAGCATCACCTTGGAACGCCCTGAAAGAGTTGCGGGTCAAGTCAAGCAGCTCCAGGCGGCGCAGGCCAAAGAAGGTGCCGTTGTAGACCGATGCTAGGGAGTTGTTACCAAGGAAGAGGTGCTGCAGGCTAGGGAGGTGGGAGAACATCCCTGGGGGTAGGAAGACCAGGCGGTTCCCTGAGAGGTCTAGGCTGAGCAACCCTCCTAGGCCTCCCCAGCGCAGTGCGGTGGTGAGATCAGTCAGTGAGGTGTAGTTATAGAGGGAGCGGCTAAGGTTGagctcctttagaggactccctGGGATGTTGAGGGCTTCAGGGTGGATGAGGGTCAGATGGTTGCAGCTCATGTCCAGGGAGCGCAGGTAGGAAAGGGTAGAGAAGCTGTGGGATGCAACCTCTGTGATCCTGGGAAGACAGATGTACCATGTTAACAGTCCCCAAACCGCATATTAGACTCGGTATTAATGTTTGCTGAATTATTGTCATGCTTAAATAGGGTATCTAAATATTTCATAAGTTGGTGTGATGGCATTCAGGAGAACATGGAATAATAATTTTATTGTAGTTTAGAATCATAACTCAAATCTTCAGAAATGTTTAGGCTAGTAAATTATGCATATGTCTCAATGGTTGAAAATGTTGAATCTGCAACGGCAAGAACaccattttctttattttattcatttatatttttttcctgctatgtctccccaattttgtgatatccaattgttagttatagtcttgtcccattgctgaaACTCCCGTACGgattcgggagaggcgaaggtcgagagccacgcattctccaaaacacgaccctgccaagccgcactgcttcttgacacactgcttgcttaacccggaagccagccacaccagtgtgtcggaggaaacactgtccaactgGCAACCAAGGTCAGCTTGCAGACGCCCGGACCCCCACAAGGAGgcactagagtgcgatgggacaaggacatcccggccggccaaaccctcccctaacccggacgacgctgggccaattgtgtgccgcctcatgggtctcccggtcatggatggctgtgacacagcctgggattgaaccctggTCTGTAGTGAAACATCAGAACACAATTCTCTTTGATGAGAATATTTACTCACCTATTGTTGCTCAAAATGATGGCGGTGACATTTTTCAGTTCTTGAAATGTCTCTGATCCAATTCTGAATATATTGTGTCCTGTGATGATCACATTCCTTGTGTATCCTGGAATATCTTGTGGTATGGCGCGAAGGTCCTTGGAAACGCATTTCACTGTGCGCGTGCCAGCAAAGCATTGGCAGCCTGATGGGCACTCCAAGCACTGGTGGGGCGCACACAGTAGCGCACCAAAAAGTACATGGATTACCAAATTATGCATAACTCAGCAGAAACGTTATAAACTGAGAAATACCAGAATATGCAGGAGGAGCAGGTGACGGTGAGTCATATTACGCCGTATCATGCACATCaaggagtaaaaaaaaaactcaacACTCCGGTATAACGGTAAAATGAGGTGTTAGCCTTTCTTTAGATGGTGCCAAATGATAGCCCAGTGGTTTGTGTCAGCATTGAGTGAAAAGGATGTTTCGTCTGCTGAGCAACAAGACCGGCGAATTGTTAGCTTGACTTGAAATACCGGCGCAGAATCAAGGAGGAACAGTGAACgttttttaaaggcacagacaCGAAAAATATTATACTACACAGAAGAGTAGACCTCTGTGGTGTCTTTGTGTGATATGATTTAACAGTTTATAAACAATGAACAAGTAGGCTATGCATattatgtatatttatttatatttgttccaataaataacaacacaaaacagAGGGTAGTGCCCACGGCCCAGTACATATAATAATTTGGGCgctgcttatatttgtcctgttacacacaagtgtgtaatggaaatgttttttgggtgGCATATGCCAACTCCCCTGAGACACCCGCAGGGAGTggggggtcacggccagggtcgcCATTGtccagcgcccctggagcaattagggttaagtgctttgctcaaagGCACAGCGACAGATTTGTTTTTCTCCTTGTGGTTCCGGTATTCGAACCCAACGTTCTAAGCTCGAGGCTACGTGCCGCCCTCACTCGGGCcgagctccctgtcatccaggacctcaataACAGGCAGTTAATGACTCCagccatccaagtcatagactgttctctctgctacgatACGGCAAGCAGTAGCGAtgtaccaagtctggaaccaacaggaccctgaacagcttctacccccaagccataagactgttataTAGTTCAGTTAAATAAGTaactacccagactatctgcattggcccaatttttgcactaacttttttgactGATCACATACGCTGTTGcaactgtttattatatatcctgttgcctaaccactttattcctagttatatgtacatatctacctcaattacctcgtacccctgcacatcgactctgtactgctACCCCATAGCAAGGTTAGCGTTAcgctgtatttattattacttttctatattttctgtctctctgcattgatgggaagcatttcactgttagtatacacctgttgtttacgaagcatgacAAATACAAATGGATTTGACTTTACTAGCCTATGGTATAGCTTATTGCCCATCATTTCTGTAATTCTAAGTGAGTGGTCATGATTATGGACTactatacagtatattaacatTCCCAAGCATGTTGCTTCAGAGAACTTATTGCATGAAAAACGAACACTGTCTGATAAAATACAGTAAACATTTACAAAGTAAAATGATGTTGAGTGGGTATTAGCTGGGGGGCATTTAAGAGTGACGGGTGTTTATGACCTTAgacaatatatttacatttaaatgatcgtcatttagcagatgctatatcagttctatatctatGGTTATGACTATCCCCAGCCAAACAGTCATTTATATGACATTCCTTTCTGAATCTAGTAAAAGGCACTTCAAAACATGCCAGAACAGCTGGACATAACTGCCCTCGTGAGTGTGAATATTAGTTCTGCACAAAGAAGTATCCCATCGAAACGTTTATTCTTCTCCTTTCACTTTTATGATTACAACGGAGCGGTAAAATCCCTTGTGTTATCTCTccactccatctccctctccgtgTCCGTTGCGCGGTCAGTGCAGGTTGAGCGTTAGGATGAAGGTGACGAGGGCTCCAGTCAACATAAGGAAGGGCAGCCAGGTCTTGAGGAACGACACACAGCtggggaaggacagagggagagagagagagagagagagagagagagcacagtgagAGTAGTAATGACAGTCATTCAATCCTCACATTTCAGCTGTTGGTCAAAAAAACACAAGACATTTGTCATCTatactgccctacaaaggcaaAACGCAGTAACTacacttttttggggggtcaaaatTGAGTTAAGACTGAAATCGGGCGCTGTAGTATCTGTTTTATCTTGTGACATAGTCAACTGTTTCAATTATGTTCCGTTTCAGAGAAAGTTTGAGTTCGAAATTTGCAGTAACTACAAAATCCAAGTAAAAACCAAGGAAAACCGCAGTAACTGAAGTTACTGCACTTTGACTTTGTTCCACCATGTTTTGACTGCTACCTACTCTGCCATACAAAGAGCAGTAACTACTCAACAGTGaaactgagaaaaatggctttaAAGTGTATTTGCTGTCCAGACAAATATGTTGTAGGGAGATGTAACGTGATATGTAAAGTGATAATGCACTGATCTATTATCTTATTCTGAAGTAATTGTTTATGCATATCAACCATGACCACTGATTTCCCTaagtcaaatatatatttttttagatctAAACATTCTATGTGATGAAACAGTCCTTACCTTATGGCCAAAAAAATGCTTGAGGGTTGCCTTTGGCTTTTGTAGGGCAGTATATAGAGACAGGTAAGGAAGTGCAGTCGGTTACATTTCCCAGAAGCCAGGGTCATTCACACAGGGCACTGAGGGCAGACCAGCTCCCTTATCTCCCAGAGGTTTACCCCACTCCCTTCACCTCACTCCTTCCCCGTCCTCCACCCTTGTATCCCCCCCGATCCAGCAGTGGGAGCCCCGGCAGAGAGTTGATGTGGTGATGAGGGGGCCACATCTAGCAATGATGAATTACACGGCGCCCCACTGCTTAAGGACGTGGTGCCCTCGGACGATAATGTGGAGGCTGCACAAAGCAGTGACACTAGCTCCCTATGTGGGTCGGGGGAGAATAATGAGGGGGTTTCTCAACAGCATATGTTTCCCCGTGTCTGGAGCTCCTCTGTCCCTCCTGCAGAGCGTTGCCTGCTGGCAGGTGCATGCTTGCTTGTTCAGACTCGGTGATGCTGTTTTGCATAGTTTGCTTCTGCCCATTTCATCAGCATGTCTGATTCTACTCCTTCCACACCAGTTAGTCAAATGATCCAGAGGaaacgcacatacacacagagtGATCGGTCAGTCAGAATGATGCTTTGTGAGTGGCAAGTATTGTTGTACAGAAGGTTCTGTGTTCACGGTTAGGACAGGAATGAGCATACTCTGTTGCATACAGTAGAGTACCTCTTCATTGCATGATTGCATGGTATCTCACCTGACATGCTTGCCATGGATAAGGGACTGCAGGCATAGGTTAACCATGTTCCAGGACGTTCTGTTGTCGTAACGCATGAGGTTAAGGGCCAGGGCCACGTGGGAGTGGCAGTTATCACAGCAGAGGTTGTGCTAcaagagacagaggaagaaggCTAGTCAGGTCTAACTCTAGGCGTTTTTGTCAATATCGCTACAATGGGCCTTTACAATCATTGTACAAAACATGTACCTTTACCCTTTGCAATAGGCCTTTACTGAAGATGTTCAATAGGCCTTTACTGAAGATGTTCAATAGGCCTTTTTTTGGAGATGTTCAATAGAACCTTGGAAGGAAATATAATTCCACTACTagacctttctgtctgtctgtctgtctgtctgtctgtctgtctgtctgtctgtctgtctgtctgtctgtcttattaTGACACTGTCAATGTTCATACCGGCCTGCATTTGTACTCCTCCGATGCATCGTGCACTGCCTTGTCCCAGGCAGCTGCGCCAGTGCCACACACCTTATCAACATCAAGCTTCCAGTACCTGATAAGAGACAAGCAATGCCGCAGATACCTTACTACGTAACTGCAATGCCTGCATGTCAATTTTGAGCACAATATGCCAGGCCTAGCTCGAGGCATTGAACGAACAAAGCCAACTTACTTTGTTGGTCTTCCAAAGGCCATATTATCTTCCTGAAAGGAAAGATGGGACATTTTGAGGAACTATGAAACAGATGGTCCAATAATCACATTAGGCTTATGCACATAAAGTTGTAGGCCTACTGTCATAATGCATGATCTgcatatactcacagacactaagTACGATCCAGCGAAGTCTCTTATCACGCCTGCAGAAGTACAGATCCCCATGTGACCAATGAAGGGGAGCAACCAcctgaacaaaacagaggtacgGCACTGTATTGGGGGGTCCTGGGAATAAAGAGTGCGTGTATATTATAGGGCATCTAACGGTATGGGCATTTTAATTCCAGCCCATACAGTATTTGGAAACTCACTAGCTATAATGCAAGCTAGTGATTTAAATGTCCAACTAGATGTGATAGCCTACATGACCATCGATGTTTATCAACATGATCTGTCACGTAAATAGTGTCTCCATTTCGGATGGTGAGAGCAAAAGAAAACCGGAAAAGTGGCTACTCACGACAGTATTGGAATAGGTGTCCAAACGATACAATAAGGATAACGGCTGTTTTTCCGGTCTATTTTTTCGAAACCCCCTTGATAATTAATCATTATATCTATTTCGTCCGCCTCCTGCGCCATCAATAATTTTGACACTGTGCGGTAGCCTGTCGCTGCTAAACTGACAGCGCGAAAATGCGTAGGCGCGTAAGGCGGCCGCGTTCCAGACCGTCTGCAAAGCAGTCACGCACCAAATCTCACAAAGCCAGCCTGGATATTCATTAAATGCCCAGTGCAGACGTTTTTagatcaatatcaaatcatttcttggtaacagttaagtaccttagatttccattaaaatgggaaaatggctttttttttttgcaaaaaacgACTTCTCAAAGGTCCAAtgtgaagaagccgaatgtgaTGGACCTGAGCTGGCacggttacacgtggtctgcggttgtgaggccggttcgaCATCCTGACAAAttttctaaaacgacgttggaggcagtttattgTAGCGAAATGAAGATTCAATTccatggcaacagctctggtggatatttctGAAGTCTGCTTGTCAATTGCATGGTCCCTTGAAATTttagacatctgtagcattgtgttgtgacaaaactgcacattttagagtggccttttattgtccacagcacaaggtgcaccatgtcatacttgagtaaaaggaaatataccttaatagaaaatgacaaaaGTCACTGAGtacaatactacttgagtaaaagtctaaaagtatttggtttcaaataGGTATTAAAAGTCAATGGAAtttctaaaatgtacttaagaatcaaacgtaaaagtataaaccctttcaaattcctcatattaagcaaaccagatggaacaatgttcattttttattaacgcatagccaggggcacactccaacactcaagaCATAATTTACatatgaagcatttgtgtttagtgaggccGCCAGAtcggaggcagtagggatgaccagtagggatgaccatgttCACTTGAtaagtgaattggaccattttcctgtaaaAATTAAAATAGTACTTTTGGGAGTCAGGgaaaatgtttggagtaaaaagtacattattttctttaggaatgtagtgtacAACCGTGGCCAAAAGtcttgagaatgacacaaatattaatttccaaagtttgctgcttcagtgtctttagatatttgtcagatgttactatggaatactgaagtatgattacaagcatttcataagtgtcaaaggcttttattgacaattacatgaagttgatgcaaagagttaaTATTTGCagggttgacccttctttttcaagacctctgcaatccaccctggcatgctgtcaattaacatctgggccacatcctgactgatggtagcccattcttgcataatcaatgcttggagtttgtcagaatttgtgggtttttgtttgtccacacgcctcttgaggattgaccacaagttctcaatgggattaaggtctgaggagttctggccatggacccaaaatatcaatgttttgttccccgagccacttatcacttttgccttatggcaaggtgctccatcatgctggaaaaggcattgttcgtcaccaaactgttcctggatggttgggagaagtggctctcggaggatgtgttggtaccattctttattcatggctgtgttcttaggcaaaattgtgagtgagcccactcccttggctgagaagtaaCCCCACACAcaaatggtctcaggatgctttactgttggcatgacacaggactgatggtagcgctcaccttgtcttctccggacaagcttttttccagatgccccaaacaatcggaaaggggattcatcagagaaaataccccagtcctcagcagtccaatccctgtacctttttcagaatatcagtctgtccctgatggttttcctggagagaagtggcttctttgctgcccttcttgacaccaggccatcctccaaaagtcttcgcctcactgtgtgtgcagatgcactcacacctgcctgctgccattcctgagcaagctctgtactggttgtgccccgatcccgcagcggaatcaactttaggagacggtcctggcgcttgctggactttcttgggcgccttgaagccttcttcacaacaattgaaccactctccttgaagttcttgatgatccgataaatggttgatttaggtgcaatcttactggcagcaatatccttgcctgtgaaaccctttttgtgcaaagcaatgatgacggcacgtgtctCCTTGCAaataaccatggttgacagaggaagaacaatgaatccaagcaccaccctccttttgaagcttccagtctgttattcaaacttaatcagcatgacagagtgatctccagccttgtcctcgtcaacacttacACCTGTGTTAACGTTAGAATcagtcagctggtccttttgtggcagggctgaaatgcagtggaaatgttttttgggggattcagttcatttgcatggcaaagagggactttgcaattaattgcaattcatctgatcactcttcataacattctggagtatatgcaaattgccatcattcaaactgaggcagcagactgaaaattaatatttgtgtcattctcaaaacttttggccacgactgtagtaaaAATTggctaaatagtaaagtacagataccccaaactacttaagtaaaaatactttaaagtaattaagtactttacaccgctgCTGAATGGATAGTTGTGGACCTGTGTATAGCCTATATTTCTGCAGCTGGAACAGTGTGCAGGTGGAAAACATTAGTAATACAATCCAAATCGTCATTACCCTGGTTAAATACAGATCGGAGGTGAAACACAAACTCAAGACAAGTGGTTCAACAATATTAGACCTCTTTTATTTTTCTCTTGCAGTAAACTTTGTCATTGGATTTTTCCcaaagaaaaataaacaaataaaaaaatgtcttaaattattttttaacaaAGAAATTATACATGGAAGCCTAGTGTTAGAGGACTCCATCCTTAGGTTTTCTTTGAATCCACGTCATCAGTGAGCTAGAGGTTTGCTGGTCGGCCAGAGGACCTAGAGGCTCATTGTTCAGATTTGCCCTTTACAATGTTACCTTTAGACAAAATCTCATATAACCTCATAAGCAAAACACCAACTGCAGCAGAGGACTCATGCTGGGTCCAAAGCTACAGGAAGGGAAAAATCCCTATCCCATTCTTCCCCCAAAACTTTCTGGGGAAAGCTGAAAGTGCTCGTGTAGGGATCCTGAACCCCAAAAGACACCAAATTAATAGCGTCTATGAAATTGCCTCTATGCCATGCATGAGTGATATTAGGACTGGTGGTATTGCCCTAGGATAGTGAAATACCCTTCTCTCTTCATCActttccccctctctgttcaGAGCATCAGTCCAACATAGGTTAACTTTCCCATAATTCCCAGCTCTTCTAGAAATACTGGTTAAAAGATCCCCGATTTCGTGCTTATTCCATCCGAATCCCGGTTATCTACCGACCGGGATATCTAAAAAAAAACTGGGAAATTTGTGGAAATTACCACAATTTTGCAACCTTTAGTACAACAAAGTTTGACAGATTTTCTGACCAATCAACACCTGACTATCAATTAAATCAAACCCCTAAACGTAATCCCACAACCCTCCTTTAGAATTATCCGTCTCTACATCGCTATCAAGAAATGACAGAGGAGCAAATGTCTAAGTGTTGGAGAAAATGTGAGGAGCTACAGCTTCAGTTTGACAGCTTTGTCTTAACCTACATAATAAAAGTAAAAGGGAAACATTTTGCATACCTGTCAATAAAATAGGCATATAGAGCCACAAGAAGAACTTCTCAACAACAGACAAAGCAAAATGCAACATGGATCCTTGGCCATTTTTTACTCTCAAAACTTAGAACAAATGCAGAGAAAAACATTCTTCTTTTTTCTTTTCCAGACCGAGTTTAAAAGAAACAAGGTGCACAATCCTATCAACACATTTAATTTGAGTTGGAGAAACACTTCAAGACTGGGTAACACTTAAAGTCAAGACTTCTTGTGCTCTCTTCCTGTTGACCAATATTCCAAAAACTTAAAAAAAGGATTGTAAATCAAAAACTTTAAGTGGAGACTTTCAGAGccggagaggggctgagtgtgaCCTCTTATACTCCAATTGAAAAGCCCACTAGAGATGAAACAAAGCAACTTCCTGTGGACTCAAATCTCATCCTCCAATGAGGACACTGACTATCGGGGCCTCGTtttgacctctaacctctgagcCGTCTGCAGGCTACACTACCAGAGGCCGGAGGCTTCTGCTTGTAGTGTTTCCCTCCAACACGCTCCTTCTTGAAGAGGGTTTAGAAGTGGTTGACTCCTAGCTCATAGTGAGAGAttggggagtgatggagtgctctcCTCTTCTTTATCGTATAGGCCCAATACCCCCAGCCTTGGAGCAACGGAGGTCGAGGTGATGTCGTTGGCGTTCTTAAAAAAAAGGTGAAAGGTCGTCGTCGTCACCTCCGTGGAATCCCCTCGCCAAACTGGTTTCCTCCAATCCTGCCTCGGCATGTGAAAGAGGAGGGCAGTGCATAGTGCAGAGCTGTGACATGACATTCACTCAATGTTGCTTTCGTTTTAGAGGGGTGAATGAAACATTGACAAACGGAATATCGATGGTGCTTTTTCCCCCctcctcacag
Coding sequences within it:
- the LOC115176257 gene encoding transmembrane protein 222, whose protein sequence is MAQEADEIDIMINYQGGFEKIDRKNSRYPYCIVWTPIPILSWLLPFIGHMGICTSAGVIRDFAGSYLVSEDNMAFGRPTKYWKLDVDKVCGTGAAAWDKAVHDASEEYKCRPHNLCCDNCHSHVALALNLMRYDNRTSWNMVNLCLQSLIHGKHVSCVSFLKTWLPFLMLTGALVTFILTLNLH
- the LOC115164886 gene encoding trophoblast glycoprotein-like; protein product: MHNLVIHVLFGALLCAPHQCLECPSGCQCFAGTRTVKCVSKDLRAIPQDIPGYTRNVIITGHNIFRIGSETFQELKNVTAIILSNNRITEVASHSFSTLSYLRSLDMSCNHLTLIHPEALNIPGSPLKELNLSRSLYNYTSLTDLTTALRWGGLGGLLSLDLSGNRLVFLPPGMFSHLPSLQHLFLGNNSLASVYNGTFFGLRRLELLDLTRNSFRAFQGDALGELERLGQAPRILLSHNPYVCTCEIQDFAVWLKNSQAQVGDAEALTCASPWEFQDRPLRELGVQVIGCHATSPPLVGIRDEVGNLSLQTSYVLLGLVLGFVGMVFLFVLYLNRQGIKKWVVETRDACHGVLEGYHHRYEIDTDPRREYLSKDVRVEEKPPTNSSFGQAHSDNRLSQLPTDTCLVQIPSDTQLKPGSISVDL